From one Lolium rigidum isolate FL_2022 chromosome 4, APGP_CSIRO_Lrig_0.1, whole genome shotgun sequence genomic stretch:
- the LOC124646649 gene encoding ADP-ribosylation factor-like protein 1, giving the protein MTANKEGSTSFPGLRTIWEKYYDEAHAIVYVIDSASASTFEDAKSALEKALRHEDLQEAPLLIFANKQDLPAAVTEEELDRHLHLKEFDERPYMCVAGSAYDG; this is encoded by the exons ATGACAGCTAACAAGGAGGGATCAACTTCATTC CCTGGCCTAAGAACAATATGGGAGAAATATtatgatgaggcacatgctatagtATATGTTATTGATTCTGCCTCCGCATCAACATTTGAAGATGCCAAATCTGCTCTTG AGAAAGCGCTTCGACATGAGGATCTGCAAGAGGCCCCACTACTCATATTCGCAAACAAACAG GATTTACCAGCAGCAGTCACAGAAGAAGAGTTGGACAGACATCTTCACCTTAAAGAGTTTGATGAGAGGCCATACATGTGTGTGGCTGGGTCTGCCTATGATGGGTAA